The Salinibaculum sp. SYNS191 genome has a window encoding:
- a CDS encoding DICT sensory domain-containing protein codes for MTLADIIDDVDSRQHTLTVLNREEYDPVVNLLEKMFDSEHVDVREGGTEPAAPGNVLMLQDEEGLAVATSTLDEVRDQLLLVNSDLYITGTRPLAEVETSDVVANMDDTTFTVSGKSKFLLIHISRHVERMALETGGGVLHSGFQELSRIHDERGTDAAYRQLVDTDVDVHVYGIPDWDAPPESMYVHAATDGEIPEAWFVVHDGDGRDERKAALVCVETGPNEYEGFWTFQPAIVDEVLDYLKETYVEN; via the coding sequence ATGACGCTCGCGGACATCATCGACGACGTCGATTCCCGTCAGCACACGCTGACGGTCCTCAACCGGGAGGAGTACGACCCGGTGGTGAACCTGCTGGAGAAGATGTTCGACTCCGAGCACGTCGACGTCAGGGAGGGGGGCACGGAGCCGGCGGCACCGGGGAACGTCCTCATGCTGCAGGACGAGGAAGGCCTGGCAGTCGCCACGTCGACGCTCGACGAGGTCCGCGACCAGCTGTTGCTCGTCAACTCGGACCTGTACATCACCGGCACCCGCCCGCTCGCCGAGGTCGAGACCTCGGACGTCGTCGCCAACATGGACGACACGACCTTCACCGTCTCGGGCAAGAGCAAGTTCCTGCTCATCCACATCTCGCGCCACGTCGAGCGGATGGCCCTGGAGACCGGCGGGGGGGTCCTGCACTCGGGTTTCCAGGAACTGTCGCGCATCCACGACGAGCGCGGCACGGACGCGGCCTACCGGCAACTCGTCGACACCGACGTCGACGTCCACGTCTACGGCATCCCCGACTGGGACGCCCCGCCGGAGAGCATGTACGTCCACGCGGCGACCGACGGCGAGATTCCCGAGGCGTGGTTCGTCGTCCACGACGGCGACGGCCGGGACGAGCGAAAGGCCGCGCTGGTCTGTGTCGAGACCGGGCCCAACGAGTACGAGGGCTTCTGGACGTTCCAGCCGGCTATCGTCGACGAGGTCCTGGACTACCTGAAGGAAACGTACGTCGAGAACTGA
- a CDS encoding alpha/beta fold hydrolase codes for MPTATREGVTLHYETDGDGETVAFVSDVGYGAWLWGWQHGAVAGPREALVWDLRGTGRSDAPPGPYDVDALAADFEAVLADAGVQRTHVVGAGLGGMVALRYAREYDRARTLTVFGTAASGDAVDGAALRALHPDDGSGLDDSLDGAVTPAFREARPDLVEQIREWRREEDAVGAALDAQMAAMTGFEAGPLYELSLPALVCHGVDDPVVPASAGESLAEDLPRGRYEPVEGRHLCFVEHSRAVTERLLEQLDEYGDGE; via the coding sequence ATGCCGACGGCGACACGCGAGGGCGTCACGCTCCACTACGAGACAGACGGCGACGGCGAGACGGTGGCGTTCGTCTCCGACGTGGGCTACGGCGCGTGGCTGTGGGGCTGGCAACACGGGGCCGTCGCCGGCCCGCGCGAGGCGCTGGTGTGGGACCTCCGCGGGACCGGTCGCTCGGACGCCCCACCCGGTCCGTACGACGTGGACGCCCTCGCCGCGGACTTCGAGGCCGTCCTCGCAGACGCTGGCGTCCAGCGGACCCACGTCGTCGGGGCGGGCCTGGGCGGGATGGTCGCGCTCCGGTACGCCCGCGAGTACGACCGGGCGCGGACGCTGACGGTGTTCGGGACGGCGGCCAGCGGCGACGCCGTCGACGGGGCGGCGCTGCGGGCGCTGCACCCCGACGACGGGAGCGGCCTCGACGACTCGCTCGACGGGGCCGTTACCCCGGCGTTCCGCGAGGCCCGGCCGGACCTCGTCGAGCAGATTCGGGAGTGGCGACGCGAGGAGGACGCAGTCGGTGCAGCCCTCGACGCCCAGATGGCGGCGATGACAGGGTTCGAGGCCGGCCCGCTGTACGAGCTATCGCTGCCGGCGCTGGTCTGTCACGGCGTCGACGACCCGGTGGTCCCGGCGTCGGCGGGCGAGAGCCTGGCCGAGGACCTGCCCCGCGGACGCTACGAACCGGTCGAGGGTCGCCACCTCTGTTTCGTGGAACACTCGCGAGCGGTCACCGAGCGCCTCCTCGAACAGTTAGACGAGTACGGCGACGGTGAGTGA
- a CDS encoding GNAT family N-acetyltransferase, which yields MTENGDVRVRDATVAELPDVLNVLDGAALRTDSGRLRAAIDRGEVLVAVAGPDERRVLGALVLDGEEITAVAVRPRRRGQGIGTELVEAAAERRDRLVAEFHPRVRPFWAAVGFDAVPVEGDDATHEGTADRLRGVRTTDADDA from the coding sequence GTGACCGAGAACGGGGACGTCCGGGTCCGCGATGCGACGGTCGCGGAGCTACCGGACGTGCTGAACGTCCTCGACGGGGCCGCGCTGCGGACCGACAGCGGCCGCCTGCGCGCGGCTATCGACCGCGGCGAGGTCCTGGTCGCGGTCGCCGGTCCCGACGAGCGGCGGGTGCTGGGCGCGCTGGTACTCGACGGCGAGGAGATAACCGCCGTCGCGGTCCGTCCGCGACGCCGCGGACAGGGCATCGGGACCGAACTGGTCGAGGCGGCCGCCGAGCGCCGTGACCGGCTGGTGGCTGAGTTCCACCCCCGGGTCCGGCCGTTCTGGGCTGCGGTCGGCTTCGACGCGGTCCCGGTTGAGGGGGACGACGCGACTCACGAGGGGACTGCTGACCGGTTGCGCGGCGTGCGAACGACTGACGCTGACGACGCCTGA
- the alaS gene encoding alanine--tRNA ligase translates to MSDLEEEYQLDYFDENGFHRLTCESCGAHFWTRDETRSTCGEPPCDTYEFIDNPGFDEAYTLEEMREAFLSYFEERDHTRVDPYPVAANRWRDDVLLTQASIYDFQPLVTSGETPPPANPLCISQPCIRMQDIDNVGKTGRHTMAFEMMAHHAFNAREDVEDEYAYEGEVYWKDKTVQYCDELLEELGADLDEVTYIEDPWVGGGNAGPAFEVIYRGAELATLVFMSLEQDPDGEFEMKDGNSYSRMDTYVVDTGYGLERWTWMSQGTPTIYEAVYPEMIAFLKENAGVEHTDEEAAIVHDAARLSGNLDIDDVDDVEAARGDIADELGVDVDYLRELVEPLETIYAIADHCRTLAYMLGDGIVPSNVGTGYLTRMVLRRTKRLVDTIGLDAPLDELVDMQAERLSYENRDTIRDVVRTEVEKYRETLERGGRKVESLAEEYASRDEPIPTAELIELYDSHGIQPDMVEEIAADYGATVDVPDDFYALVADRHSGETAGEEEETEGVDTERITGLPATERLYYEDQSRMEFEAMVLEVFEREDGYDVVLDQSMFYPEGGGQPADHGTLSAEDVTCEVTDVQRVGDVILHRTDKDPGTGEFVRGQINATRRRQLMRHHTATHIVGHAARQVLGDHVRQAGAQKHTGSARLDIKHYQSITREQVREIEHVANEVVMDNTPVTQEWVDRNEAEADYGFDIYQGGIPTGEQIRLIHAARDTQACGGTHVSRTGDIGAIKLLGTERIQDGVIRLSYAAGDAAIDATQRTEDALYEAAGVLDVSPEEVPETAARFFDEWKERGKQIESLKEELAEVRASGGGAGEEIDLDGTTAVVQRLDADMDELRATANALVEEGKLAVIGSGADGAKFVVAVPDGVAVNAGEVVGELAGRVGGGGGGPPDFAQGGGPDADSLDDALADAPDILRQVQNA, encoded by the coding sequence ATGAGCGACCTCGAGGAGGAGTATCAACTCGACTACTTCGACGAGAACGGGTTCCACCGACTGACGTGTGAGTCGTGTGGCGCCCACTTCTGGACGCGCGACGAGACGCGCTCGACCTGCGGTGAGCCTCCCTGCGACACCTACGAGTTCATCGACAACCCCGGCTTCGACGAGGCGTACACCCTCGAAGAGATGCGGGAGGCGTTCCTCTCGTACTTCGAGGAACGGGACCACACCCGGGTCGACCCGTATCCCGTCGCCGCCAACCGCTGGCGCGACGACGTGTTGTTGACCCAGGCATCGATTTACGACTTCCAGCCGCTGGTGACCTCCGGCGAGACGCCGCCGCCGGCGAACCCGCTGTGTATCAGCCAGCCCTGCATCCGGATGCAGGACATCGACAACGTGGGCAAGACCGGACGGCACACGATGGCCTTCGAGATGATGGCCCACCACGCCTTCAACGCCCGCGAGGACGTCGAAGACGAGTACGCCTACGAGGGCGAGGTGTACTGGAAGGACAAGACCGTGCAGTACTGCGACGAACTGCTGGAGGAACTCGGCGCGGACCTCGACGAGGTCACCTACATCGAGGACCCGTGGGTCGGCGGCGGCAACGCCGGGCCGGCCTTCGAGGTCATCTACCGCGGCGCGGAACTGGCGACGCTTGTGTTCATGTCGCTGGAGCAGGACCCCGACGGCGAGTTCGAGATGAAAGACGGGAATAGCTACTCGCGGATGGACACCTACGTCGTCGACACCGGCTACGGCCTGGAGCGGTGGACCTGGATGAGCCAGGGGACGCCGACCATCTACGAGGCGGTCTACCCAGAGATGATAGCGTTCTTGAAGGAAAACGCCGGCGTCGAACACACCGACGAGGAGGCCGCCATCGTCCACGACGCCGCACGGCTGTCGGGCAACCTCGACATCGACGACGTCGACGACGTGGAGGCCGCCCGCGGCGACATCGCGGACGAACTCGGCGTCGACGTCGACTACCTGCGGGAACTGGTCGAGCCGCTGGAGACCATCTACGCCATCGCCGACCACTGCCGGACGCTGGCGTACATGCTCGGCGACGGCATCGTCCCCTCGAACGTCGGCACGGGCTATCTCACGCGGATGGTCCTGCGCCGGACCAAGCGCCTGGTCGACACCATCGGGCTGGACGCCCCGCTGGACGAACTGGTCGACATGCAGGCCGAGCGCCTCAGCTACGAGAACCGCGACACCATCCGCGACGTGGTCCGGACGGAGGTCGAGAAGTACCGCGAGACGCTGGAACGGGGCGGACGGAAGGTCGAGTCCCTGGCCGAGGAGTACGCCAGCCGCGACGAGCCAATCCCGACAGCGGAACTCATCGAACTCTACGACTCCCACGGCATCCAGCCGGACATGGTCGAGGAGATAGCCGCCGACTACGGGGCGACCGTCGACGTCCCCGACGACTTCTACGCGCTCGTCGCGGACCGCCACAGCGGCGAGACGGCGGGAGAGGAGGAGGAGACGGAGGGCGTCGACACGGAGCGAATCACCGGCCTGCCAGCGACCGAACGGCTCTACTACGAGGACCAGTCCCGGATGGAGTTCGAGGCGATGGTGCTGGAAGTGTTCGAGCGCGAGGACGGCTACGACGTGGTGCTCGACCAGTCCATGTTCTACCCGGAGGGCGGTGGTCAGCCCGCCGACCACGGGACGCTCTCGGCGGAGGACGTCACCTGCGAGGTGACCGACGTCCAGCGCGTCGGCGACGTCATCCTGCACCGCACCGACAAGGACCCCGGGACCGGCGAGTTCGTCCGCGGACAGATAAACGCGACGCGACGCCGGCAGTTGATGCGCCACCACACCGCCACGCACATCGTCGGCCACGCGGCGCGGCAGGTGCTCGGCGACCACGTCCGGCAGGCCGGCGCGCAGAAACACACCGGCAGCGCCCGACTGGACATCAAACACTACCAGTCCATCACCCGCGAGCAGGTCAGGGAGATAGAGCACGTCGCCAACGAGGTGGTCATGGACAACACCCCCGTCACCCAGGAGTGGGTCGACCGGAACGAGGCCGAGGCCGACTACGGCTTCGACATCTACCAGGGGGGCATCCCGACGGGCGAGCAGATACGGCTCATCCACGCCGCCCGTGACACCCAGGCCTGTGGCGGCACGCACGTCTCACGGACCGGCGACATCGGGGCCATCAAACTGCTCGGGACCGAGCGCATCCAGGACGGCGTCATCCGCCTGAGCTACGCGGCCGGCGACGCCGCCATCGACGCGACCCAGCGCACCGAGGACGCCCTCTACGAGGCCGCCGGCGTGCTCGACGTCAGCCCCGAGGAAGTGCCCGAGACAGCGGCCCGGTTCTTCGACGAGTGGAAGGAACGCGGCAAACAAATCGAGAGCCTGAAAGAAGAACTGGCAGAGGTCCGCGCCAGCGGGGGCGGGGCCGGCGAGGAGATAGACCTCGACGGGACGACGGCGGTCGTCCAGCGACTCGACGCAGACATGGACGAACTCCGGGCGACGGCGAACGCGCTCGTCGAGGAGGGGAAACTGGCCGTCATCGGCTCCGGTGCCGACGGCGCGAAGTTCGTCGTCGCGGTCCCCGACGGCGTCGCCGTCAACGCCGGTGAAGTGGTCGGCGAACTCGCCGGTCGCGTCGGCGGTGGCGGCGGCGGCCCGCCGGACTTCGCACAGGGTGGTGGCCCCGACGCCGACAGCCTGGACGACGCGCTGGCGGACGCGCCCGACATCCTCCGGCAGGTTCAAAACGCCTGA
- a CDS encoding type 1 glutamine amidotransferase — MSRLRIALLNAAHDPEDTRRNFRRELDADLVEFHCPSRDLPETFQFDACVVTGSRASVYWDEPWIGELKSWVGDAIETGLPMLGVCYGHQLLADVLGGSVEDMGEYEIGYRSVEHDGENDLLAGVDGDFTVFTTHSDRVTEAPPGATVFARNDYGIHGFRKGHVFSVQFHPEYDMETAETVTTGKDLPDERIQRVLDGITAENYDAACEAKQLFDNFTDYVRRHARDGDASAVSADD; from the coding sequence ATGAGCCGACTGCGCATCGCCCTGCTGAACGCAGCCCACGACCCCGAGGACACCCGCCGGAACTTCCGGCGCGAACTGGACGCCGACCTCGTGGAGTTTCACTGTCCCTCGCGGGACCTCCCCGAGACCTTCCAGTTCGACGCCTGCGTCGTCACCGGGTCCCGGGCCTCGGTCTACTGGGACGAGCCCTGGATTGGCGAGTTGAAGTCCTGGGTGGGCGATGCCATCGAGACCGGCCTGCCGATGCTCGGCGTCTGTTACGGCCACCAGTTGCTGGCGGACGTCCTTGGCGGGTCGGTCGAGGACATGGGGGAGTACGAAATCGGTTACCGGAGCGTCGAACACGACGGCGAGAACGACCTGCTCGCCGGCGTCGACGGCGATTTCACCGTCTTCACGACCCACTCCGACCGCGTGACCGAGGCCCCGCCGGGCGCGACGGTGTTCGCCCGCAACGACTACGGCATCCACGGCTTCCGGAAGGGCCACGTCTTCAGCGTGCAGTTCCACCCCGAGTACGACATGGAGACCGCCGAGACGGTGACGACCGGCAAGGACCTGCCCGACGAGCGCATCCAGCGGGTCCTCGACGGCATCACCGCCGAGAACTACGACGCCGCCTGCGAGGCCAAGCAACTGTTCGACAACTTTACCGACTACGTCCGCCGGCACGCCCGCGACGGCGACGCGTCGGCCGTCAGCGCCGACGACTGA
- a CDS encoding peroxiredoxin family protein has translation MAEPRPTLDFSLPNVGPGPDPWSLSTVAADHDFVVVYLQRDHLCTNCRKQVQQVADRYADFRDRGAEVVSVVPEPREKVEDWQDSYDLPYPLLADPDVAAGDLFDQPVRFGFLGSISDFLGRMPEVVVLDARDGEPRVAWTYSGRSTFDRPDVDDVLAELDGLREGATT, from the coding sequence ATGGCCGAACCACGCCCCACGCTCGACTTCTCGCTGCCGAACGTCGGTCCCGGTCCGGACCCGTGGTCGCTGTCGACCGTCGCCGCCGACCACGACTTCGTGGTGGTCTACCTCCAGCGGGACCACCTCTGTACGAACTGCCGCAAGCAGGTCCAGCAGGTCGCCGACCGCTACGCCGACTTCCGGGACCGCGGTGCGGAAGTGGTCTCCGTCGTCCCCGAACCCCGCGAGAAGGTCGAGGACTGGCAGGACAGTTACGACCTGCCGTATCCGCTGCTGGCCGACCCCGACGTCGCGGCCGGTGACCTCTTCGACCAGCCGGTCCGCTTCGGCTTTCTGGGGAGCATCAGCGACTTCCTGGGACGGATGCCGGAGGTCGTCGTCCTGGACGCACGCGACGGGGAGCCACGCGTGGCCTGGACCTACAGCGGGCGGTCGACGTTCGACCGGCCCGACGTGGACGACGTGCTCGCGGAACTCGACGGACTGCGGGAGGGTGCGACGACGTGA
- a CDS encoding replication factor C small subunit, with amino-acid sequence MSEAEQTGTGREEIWLEKYRPQTFDEIVGQETIVERLRSYVERRDLPHMLFAGPAGVGKTTASVTIARELYGENWEEHFLELNASDERGIDVVRDRIKSFARTSFGGVDYRIIFLDEADALTSDAQSALRRTMEQFSNNVRFILSCNYSSQIIDPIQSRCAVFRFSPLADEAVAEQVRTIAAREDIEVTDDGVEALVYAADGDMRKAINGLQAAAVTGSVVDEEAVFEITSTARPEEIREMVTLALSGDFTAARSRLDQLVTEEGIAGGDIIDQLHRSVWEFDLEDEAAVRLLDRIGEADYRITAGANERIQLEALLASLALDE; translated from the coding sequence ATGAGCGAGGCCGAGCAGACGGGGACCGGTCGCGAGGAAATCTGGCTGGAGAAGTATCGGCCGCAGACGTTCGACGAGATCGTGGGTCAGGAGACTATCGTCGAGCGACTCCGGAGTTACGTCGAGCGCCGCGACCTGCCCCACATGTTGTTCGCAGGGCCGGCCGGCGTCGGGAAGACCACCGCAAGTGTCACAATTGCTAGAGAACTCTACGGCGAGAACTGGGAGGAACACTTCCTCGAACTCAACGCCTCCGACGAGCGCGGCATCGACGTGGTCCGGGACCGCATCAAGTCGTTCGCGCGCACCTCCTTCGGCGGCGTCGACTACCGCATCATATTCCTCGACGAGGCCGACGCCCTCACGTCTGACGCCCAGTCAGCACTCCGCCGGACGATGGAGCAGTTCTCGAACAACGTCCGCTTCATCCTCTCGTGTAACTACTCCTCGCAGATCATCGACCCCATCCAGTCCCGCTGTGCGGTCTTCCGGTTCTCGCCGCTGGCCGACGAGGCCGTCGCCGAACAGGTCCGGACGATCGCCGCCAGGGAGGACATCGAGGTGACAGACGACGGCGTCGAGGCGTTAGTCTACGCGGCCGACGGTGACATGCGCAAGGCCATCAACGGGCTCCAGGCCGCCGCCGTCACCGGCAGCGTCGTCGACGAGGAGGCCGTCTTCGAGATTACGTCGACCGCCAGGCCCGAGGAGATACGGGAGATGGTGACGCTGGCGCTTTCCGGCGATTTCACGGCCGCGCGCTCGCGGCTGGACCAGCTCGTCACCGAGGAGGGCATCGCCGGCGGCGACATCATCGACCAACTGCACCGCTCGGTCTGGGAGTTCGACCTGGAGGACGAGGCGGCGGTGCGCCTGCTCGACCGCATCGGCGAGGCGGATTACCGCATCACCGCGGGAGCCAACGAACGCATCCAGCTAGAGGCGCTGCTGGCGTCGCTGGCGCTGGACGAGTAG
- the samp2 gene encoding ubiquitin-like small modifier protein SAMP2, with translation MVTVELVGDETREVAVDAGGTYADLLAPFDVSTHEVTITVDGTPVPEDAPVEDSVDRVRVIRLIKGG, from the coding sequence ATGGTCACGGTCGAACTCGTCGGCGACGAGACCCGCGAGGTCGCAGTCGACGCCGGCGGGACCTACGCGGACCTGCTCGCGCCCTTCGACGTGAGTACCCACGAGGTCACCATCACCGTCGACGGGACGCCGGTCCCGGAGGACGCGCCGGTCGAGGACTCGGTCGACCGGGTGCGGGTCATCCGCCTCATCAAGGGCGGGTAG
- a CDS encoding AMP-binding protein — protein MTVHTHGARPYGWVGAISERRAELSPDRVGLVDADTGAEYTYSDLDERANRAARLLRERGVEKGDRVAAVARNRPELVDLYFATAKVGAVLAPLSHRLSSREITEMLDDVEPAMLVVEAPFEEAVGEALASEDREFAVPPVVGLADDGDVADHDWDRYEDAVPDDDSPVETADLALSDPHLFLHTGGSTGLPKEVVQTHGGIMWNAFNTILSWGLRPDDVTPMVFPMFHTGGWNVLTIPFFHLGGTVIISRDFDARQVLDLIEAYDASVLVAVPAVLRFMVQDDRWEETDLSSLRFAKSGGGPCRDAIIEAWSDRGIDLSQGYGLTECGPNNFAMPDDFPREKTDSIGMPALYVDARVVDEDGTAVDRDEVGELELASPHAGDRYWRNEEETDEVFGEGWVATGDLARVDEDGYYYIEGRKKNMFVSGGENVYPPEIEGVITDHPKVEEAIVVPVPDETWGEVGKAVIEGDDSLTLEELQAFMEGRIAKFKIPKHIAFIEEMPTSGPSKIDRQAIEEEYGG, from the coding sequence ATGACGGTACACACCCACGGAGCGCGACCGTACGGCTGGGTCGGGGCGATAAGCGAGCGACGGGCCGAACTGTCACCCGACCGGGTCGGCCTGGTCGACGCCGACACGGGCGCGGAGTACACGTACAGCGACCTCGACGAGCGGGCGAACCGCGCCGCACGCCTCCTCCGCGAACGCGGCGTCGAGAAGGGCGACCGCGTCGCGGCCGTCGCCCGGAACCGGCCCGAACTGGTGGACCTCTACTTCGCGACGGCGAAGGTTGGCGCGGTCCTCGCGCCGCTGTCCCACCGGCTCTCGTCCCGGGAAATCACGGAGATGCTCGACGACGTCGAACCGGCGATGCTCGTCGTCGAGGCACCCTTCGAGGAGGCGGTCGGCGAGGCGCTCGCCAGTGAGGACCGCGAGTTCGCGGTGCCGCCGGTGGTCGGCCTCGCGGACGACGGCGACGTCGCGGACCACGACTGGGACCGCTACGAGGACGCAGTGCCCGACGACGACTCCCCGGTCGAGACGGCCGACCTCGCGCTGTCGGACCCGCACCTCTTTCTCCACACCGGCGGGTCGACCGGTCTGCCCAAAGAGGTCGTCCAGACCCACGGCGGCATCATGTGGAACGCGTTCAACACCATCCTCTCCTGGGGGCTCCGGCCCGACGACGTGACCCCGATGGTGTTCCCGATGTTCCACACCGGCGGCTGGAACGTCCTGACCATCCCCTTCTTCCACCTCGGCGGGACGGTCATCATCTCGCGGGACTTCGACGCCCGCCAGGTGCTCGACCTCATCGAGGCGTACGACGCCTCCGTGCTCGTCGCGGTGCCCGCCGTCCTCCGCTTCATGGTCCAGGACGACCGCTGGGAGGAGACCGACCTCTCGTCGCTGCGCTTCGCCAAGAGCGGCGGCGGCCCCTGCCGCGACGCCATCATCGAGGCCTGGAGCGACCGCGGCATCGACCTCTCGCAGGGCTACGGCCTCACCGAGTGCGGCCCGAACAACTTCGCGATGCCCGACGACTTCCCCCGGGAAAAGACCGACAGCATCGGCATGCCGGCGCTGTACGTCGACGCTCGCGTCGTCGACGAGGATGGCACAGCGGTCGACCGGGACGAAGTCGGCGAACTCGAACTCGCCAGCCCGCACGCCGGCGACCGCTACTGGCGCAATGAGGAGGAGACCGACGAGGTGTTCGGGGAGGGGTGGGTTGCGACCGGTGACCTGGCCCGCGTCGACGAGGACGGCTACTACTACATCGAGGGTCGCAAGAAGAACATGTTCGTCTCCGGCGGCGAGAACGTCTACCCGCCGGAGATAGAGGGCGTCATTACCGACCACCCCAAGGTCGAGGAGGCAATCGTCGTGCCGGTGCCCGACGAGACGTGGGGCGAGGTCGGTAAAGCGGTCATCGAGGGCGACGACTCGCTGACGCTGGAGGAGTTGCAGGCGTTCATGGAGGGGCGGATTGCGAAGTTCAAGATTCCCAAGCACATCGCGTTCATCGAGGAGATGCCGACGAGCGGGCCGTCGAAGATAGACCGGCAGGCCATCGAGGAGGAGTACGGCGGGTAG
- a CDS encoding 3-oxoacyl-ACP synthase, with the protein MTTVGLTGYGRYTPDEVVTGEEIAEHSGIPEEIVTEKMGMREKRVCPPDDDHCTDMSIAAGEEALAGAGVAAEDLDLVLYHGSEYKDFVVWSAAANVAERIGADEAYATESYTLCAGCPIAMRQVRAQMIAEDVETALVVTASREEDLLDYENADSSFMFNFGSGAAAYVMEADPDEDRTLARVHGSGAITDGSFSEDVVMPAGGSRNPASHDTVEQDLHYLDVPDPDGMKERIAPVSLPNYLSVADEALSKSGFERDDLDFVAVTHMKRSFHHTLLEELGVDPETDGYYLDEYGHMQSVDQIFALDEGLERGRVDAGDVVLFLAAGTGYTWSATVLEWLG; encoded by the coding sequence ATGACTACCGTCGGACTGACCGGCTACGGGCGGTACACGCCCGACGAGGTGGTGACGGGCGAGGAAATCGCCGAGCACAGCGGCATTCCCGAGGAGATCGTCACGGAGAAGATGGGGATGCGCGAGAAGCGGGTCTGTCCGCCCGACGACGACCACTGCACGGACATGTCCATCGCCGCCGGCGAGGAGGCGCTGGCCGGGGCCGGCGTCGCCGCCGAGGACCTCGACCTGGTGCTGTACCACGGCAGCGAGTACAAGGACTTCGTAGTGTGGTCGGCCGCGGCCAACGTCGCCGAACGAATCGGCGCGGACGAGGCCTACGCGACGGAGAGCTACACGCTGTGTGCCGGCTGTCCAATCGCCATGCGACAGGTCCGTGCACAGATGATAGCCGAGGACGTCGAGACGGCGCTCGTGGTGACCGCATCCCGCGAGGAGGACCTGCTCGACTACGAGAACGCCGACTCCTCCTTCATGTTCAACTTCGGCAGCGGTGCGGCGGCGTACGTGATGGAGGCCGACCCCGACGAGGACCGCACGCTCGCCCGGGTCCACGGCAGCGGCGCGATTACCGACGGGTCGTTCTCCGAGGACGTCGTGATGCCGGCCGGGGGGTCGCGCAATCCGGCCTCCCACGACACCGTCGAACAGGACCTGCACTACCTGGACGTGCCCGACCCCGACGGGATGAAAGAGCGCATCGCGCCGGTGTCGCTGCCGAACTACCTCTCGGTGGCCGACGAGGCCCTGTCGAAGTCTGGCTTCGAGCGCGACGACCTGGACTTCGTGGCCGTGACGCACATGAAGCGGTCCTTCCATCACACCCTGCTGGAGGAGTTGGGTGTCGACCCCGAGACGGACGGCTACTACCTCGACGAGTACGGCCACATGCAGAGCGTCGACCAGATATTCGCACTCGACGAGGGACTGGAACGGGGCCGGGTCGACGCCGGCGACGTCGTGCTCTTTCTCGCCGCCGGCACCGGTTACACGTGGTCGGCGACGGTGCTGGAGTGGCTGGGCTGA